One Penicillium oxalicum strain HP7-1 chromosome III, whole genome shotgun sequence genomic region harbors:
- a CDS encoding Carboxypeptidase cpdS, translated as MHVLAPLILLVTSVAALQSPHRKNKVAAHAIATSSRKRSAPKAETNFQFRNNVTEKFFVDGTNFPNVTFDIGESYAGLLPNTPHGNSSLFFWFFPSTNSKAKKEITIWLNGGPGCSSLAGLLQENGPFLWQPGTYEPFENLFAWNKLTNMVYIDQPAGTGYSPGPSTVENEYDVSNQFNDFWRRFIDTFHMQGYKIYITGESYAGQYIPYIASGMLDQEDREHFNLKGIQLIDPSINEDNVMIYAPAVPALNYFSPVFNLNETFMKHINERAHKCGYNKFLDEALTYPPPKNFPTAPDPTREGCDVWDQVVVAATFVNPCFNFYHLTDVCPFQWNVMGFPSLAGGPNNYFNRSDVQKALHVGPTNYAICGGPIFHHGDESVPSALGPLPSVIERTNNVLIAHAWGDYLLFLNGTLATIQNMTWNGAQGFQKPPVEDLFVPYTDSVSAIANGNPQIPFTADGGAGILGTAHTERGLTFSSVFGSGHARQAGVPVVHEMELSLPLPNQSIYLTAIPQSLGAIESERLQLRPICADDAAAILAIRSRPEVAKNNDPKEPFKSLDEVYEWMASKVFDGGPPGITGLSFTLAILDKSISQPEKQVIGYVGVNTLTPCPMLGYSLLPEAWGKGYATEALRLLLEKWWDLPRRESTGKGDDPERIFAICEKANLGSSGVLRKCGFQLVAEGYFESDELQLWGLAQPTSA; from the exons ATGCACGTCCTGGCCCCCCTCATTCTGCTTGTGACGTCTGTCGCCGCCTTGCAAAGCCCACACCGAAAGAACAAGGTTGCGGCCCATGCCATCGCAACTTCCAGTCGCAAGAGGAGCGCTCCCAAGGCTGAGACCAATTTTCAATTCCGAAACAACGTGACTGAGA AGTTTTTCGTTGATGGAACAAATTTCCCCAATGTCACCTTTGACATTGGCGAAAGCTACGCTGGTCTCCTCCCCAATACGCCGCACGGCAACTCCAGCTTGTTCTTCTGGTTCTTTCCGTCGACAAATTCAAAGGCCAAGAAAGAG ATCACAATTTGGTTGAATGGTGGACCAGGCTGTAGCTCTTTGGCTGGGCTGCTTCAAGAAAATGGACCGTTCCTGTGGCAGCCAGGCACATACGAGCCCTTCGAGAATCTGTTCGCTTGGAACAAGTTGACGAATATGGTCTACATTGACCAGCCTGCTGGCACAGGATACTCACCTGGTCCATCCACTGTGGAGAATGAGTACGATGTTTCCAACCAATTTAACGACTTTTGGCGGAGATTCATCGATACCTTTCATATGCAAGGATACAAGATATACATCACAGGCGAGAGCTACGCCGGGCAGTATATCCCGTACATTGCCTCCGGCATGTTAGATCAGGAAGATCGGGAACATTTCAACCTCAAGGGCATTCAGCTCATCGATCCATCAATCAACGAGGATAACGTGATGATATACG CTCCCGCAGTTCCGGCCCTCAACTACTTCTCTCCCGTGTTCAATCTGAACGAGACTTTTATGAAGCATATCAACGAGCGTGCACACAAATGCGGATATAATAAGTTCCTCGATGAGGCGCTCACATATCCGCCCCCCAAGAACTTCCCCACTGCGCCTGACCCCACTCGTGAAGGATGCGACGTCTGGGATCAAGTGGTTGTGGCAGCCACCTTTGTCAATCCCTGCTTCAATTTCTATCACCTCACGGATGTTTGTCCTTTCCAGTGGAATGTCATGGGCTTCCCGTCTCTGGCTGGGGGTCCGAACAACTACTTCAACCGATCAGATGTTCAAAAGGCTCTCCATGTTGGGCCCACTAACTATGCTATTTGCGGGGGTCCAATCTTCCATCATGGAGACGAATCAGTCCCTAGTGCGCTTGGACCACTTCCCAGTGTGATTGAACGCACGAATAACGTCCTCATTGCTCATGCTTGGGGAGACTATCTCCTCTTCTTGAACGGAACGTTGGCCACGATCCAGAATATGACATGGAACGGGGCTCAAGGCTTCCAGAAGCCCCCAGTGGAAGATCTCTTTGTGCCATACACGGATTCGGTCTCTGCGATTGCAAATGGCAACCCACAAATCCCCTTCACGGCAGATGGTGGCGCCGGTATTCTGGGTACAGCTCACACCGAGCGTGGGCTGACTTTCAGTAGTGTCTTTGGATCAGGACACG CCAGACAAGCCGGTGTCCCAGTGGTTCATGAAATGGAGCTGTCACTACCCCTGCCTAACCAATCAATATATTTGACGGCAATTCCACAGTCGCTGGGTGCGATTGAGAGCGAGCGTCTGCAACTTCGACCCATCTGTGCTGACGATGCTGCTGCAATCCTGGCTATTCGCTCGAGGCCCGAGGTCGCGAAGAATAA CGACCCAAAAGAACCTTTCAAATCTTTAGATGAGGTGTACGAATGGATGGCCAGCAAAGTTTTTGATGGGGGCCCTCCAGGAATCACTGGACTCTCATTTACTTTGGCCATCCTCGACAAATCAATCTCGCAGCCGGAAAAGCAGGTGATCGGGTACGTGGGGGTGAATACACTGACACCATGCCCGATGCTTGGGTATTCGTTGCTCCCAGAAGCATGGGGCAAAGGATATGCGACAGAAGCATTGCGTCTTTTACTCGAGAAATGGTGGGATCTACCTCGGCGCGAGAGCACTGGGAAGGGAGATGACCCTGAGAGAATTTTTGCCATTTGTGAAAAGGCTAATCTCGGGAGCTCGGGAGTCCTTCGCAAATGTGGATTTCAGCTTGTTGCCGAGGGGTATTTCGAGTCGGATGAATTGCAATTATGGGGTCTTGCGCAGCCCACCTCGGCGTAA